A window from Nycticebus coucang isolate mNycCou1 chromosome X, mNycCou1.pri, whole genome shotgun sequence encodes these proteins:
- the S100G gene encoding protein S100-G yields MILLSPVRSHLTLLAASLPGHQVTRMSTKKSPEELRNIFEKYAAKEGDPDQLSKEELKLLIQAEFPNLLKGPNTLDDLFQELDKNGDGEVSFEEFQLFVKKISQ; encoded by the exons ATGATCCTGCTCAGCCCTGTACGCTCACATTTGACTCTTCTAGCTGCTTCACTGCCGGGCCATCAG GTCACCAGAATGAGTACTAAGAAGTCCCCTGAAGAACTGaggaatatttttgaaaaatatgcagCCAAAGAAGGTGATCCGGACCAGCTGTCCAAGGAAGAGCTGAAGCTATTGATTCAGGCTGAATTCCCCAATTTACTCAAA GGTCCAAACACCCTAGATGACCTGTTTCAAGAATTGGACAAGAATGGAGATGGGGAAGTTAGTTTTGAAGAATTCCAACTGTTTGTAAAGAAGATATCCcagtga